The following is a genomic window from Leishmania donovani BPK282A1 complete genome, chromosome 33.
CGCGACAGCGACACCGTGCTTAAGCAGACCCCGCCATGCCACAAGGCGAgcacggtgcgcacgcgctgtcaAGCAGAGCTGGCATGGCGCATCGCACCCAGGCAAGGCATNNNNNNNNNNNNNNNNNNNNNNNNNNNNNNNNNNNNNNNNNNNNNNNNNNNNNNNNNNNNNNNNNNNNNNNNNNNNNNNNNNNNNNNNNNNNNNNNNNNNNNNNNNNNNNNNNNNNNNNNNNNNNNNNNNNNNNNNNNNNNNNNNNNNNNNNNNNNNNNNNNNNNNNNNNNNNNNNNNNNNNNNNNNNNNNNNNNNNNNNNNNNNNNNNNNNNNNNNNNNNNNNNNNNNNNNNNNNNNNNNNNNNNNNNNNNNNNNNNNNNNNNNNNNNNNNNNNNNNNNNNNNNNNNNNNNNNNNNNNNNNNNNNNNNNNNNNNNNNNNNNNNNNNNNNNNNNNNNNNNNNNNNNNNNNNNNNNNNNNNNNNNNNNNNNNNNNNNNNNNNNNNNNNNNNNNNNNNNNNNNNNNNNNNNNNNNNNNNNNNNNNNNNNNNNNNNNNNNNNNNNNNNNNNNNNNNNNNNNNNNNNNNNNNNNNNNNNNNNNNNNNNNNNNNNNNNNNNNNNNNNNNNNNNNNNNNNNNNNNNNNNNNNNNNNNNNNNNNNNNNNNNNNNNNNNNNNNNNNNNNNNNNNNNNNNNNNNNNNNNNNNNNNNNNNNNNNNNNNNNNNNNNNNNNNNNNNNNNNNNNNNNNNNNNNNNNNNNNNNNNNNNNNNNNNNNNNNNNNNNNNNNNNNNNNNNNNNNNNNNNNNNNNNNNNNNNNNNNNNNNNNNNNNNNNNNNNNNNNNNNNNNNNNNNNNNNNNNNNNNNNNNNNNNNNNNNNNNNNNNNNNNNNNNNNNNNNNNNNNNNNNNNNNNNNNNNNNNNNNNNNNNNNNNNNNNNNNNNNNNNNNNNNNNNNNNNNNNNNNNNNNNNNNNNNNNNNNNNNNNNNNNNNNNNNNNNNNNNNNNNNNNNNNNNNNNNNNNNNNNNNNNNNNNNNNNNNNNNNNNNNNNNNNNNNNNNNNNNNNNNNNNNNNNNNNNNNNNNNNNNNNNNNNNNNNNNNNNNNNNNNNNNNNNNNNNNNNNNNNNNNNNNNNNNNNNNNNNNNNNNNNNNNNNNNNNNNNNNNNNNNNNNNNNNNCGTCCCTGCGCTCATCCGGCATGCGCCCTGGCCACCCCCCGTTGcccgcacggcagacgcTACTGCCTCGGCTCTAGACGACGACCCTGGACGTCGCTCGCTTTAGATGAGGGCATTCAACCCACACGCGTCTCCATGTGGAGCCGATCGCGCCGCACGCATGCAgggaagggacgaggaaggagagggaggcccCGCTAGGCGCACGGCTTCGATTCGACGGCAGACGACGAGGGAGGCagcctgcagcgcagcaggcgcaggtgCACTGTGGCTGTGTAATGCGCACGTTTTGTTGGCTTGTTCATGGTAGAATGGGCGTGCGAAAGGCACCAACATGCGCTCAAGCGCTGCTGTATACTGATGACGGGTACGACAcccctcagtgcgtggcaccACAAGGGCCAGTGCACCCTCACTCTCTGTGGGGAAGCCATgcagcccccccctccacagtATCCCTGTCAAGTGCCGAACGCCGCGCTTCCGGTGGCGACACGGTCAAGCACCTACGGTGTGAGGGGGTCAGAGCGGTGCATCGCCACGGGcatgccggcggtcaggtcgtggatcggcgttgcgttggagcgacctgcggcagcgaacaCGTGTGTACCGCGCATATAGCATGGCAGCGTGAATCGAGCTCATCCCACCTGGCCCTCACGCTGCCTacagaggtggagagagggggggagcCCGAgtgccaccccgagggggatgcaTCGAATGGCGAGCGGCATagcggccgcggctgtgaggcgacctgaagagcgcgtgtgggtgggtgtggtgtgtgacgcaggggccgtgctccgatgaatgcgccggcgcattgctgtaccgtgcgcgcctgcggctgcgtggcaccacgcgatggggagggaggggggctgtgGCAGGCCGGATAGAGTGATCTTTAACGGATGTTCTACGGTAGAATGGACANNNNNNNNNNNNNNNNNNNNNNNNNNNNNNNNNNNNNNNNNNNNNNNNNNNNNNNNNNNNNNNNNNNNNNNNNNNNNNNNNNNNNNNNNNNNNNNNNNNCATATAGCATGGCAGCGTGAATCGAGCTCATCCCACCTGGCCCTCACGCTGCCTacagaggtggagagagggggggagcCCGAgtgccaccccgagggggatgcaTCGAATGGCGAGCGGCATagcggccgcggctgtgaggcgacctgaagagcgcgtgtgggtgggtgtggtgtgtgacgcaggggccgtgctccgatgaatgcgccggcgcattgctgtaccgtgcgcgcctgcggctgcgtggcaccacgcgatggggagggaggggggctgtgGCAGGCCGGATAGAGTGATCTTTAACGGATGTTCTACGGTAGAATGGACAAGGTGAAGGCAAAATCGAAATGAAGAAAATACCGATGCGTCCAAGGGCTGTGGCGGCCAAGCTCCGCGGACATGTACTCAGGCAGTCTCTGAGGAGACTCTGCTACACCTGTTGGAGTATGCGTGTCACAACGAATGAGGCGAATAAAATAATACTGTCGTGCTTGTACTCTGTTTGGTGGTGTTGTTCGCGAGGTTGTACTCGTTGGTGTGTGCGGATCTGCCGCTCGTCTCTCTTTGCCTTCTTTCCGGAGagtggagagaagagagtGCGCAAGCAAGCACACCATTGAAAGCAAAAGGCATCACAGAGTTCCAAGGattacacacacacacacacacacacacacacacagcaaccAATGAGGGTACTTGTctgtggtggtgtggggtACATTGGTACGCACTTTGTacgcgagctgctgcgttACAGTCCCCATGATGTGATCATTGCCGACAGCCTCGAGGCCACTCACGGTTCTGATGTGCACGTGGACACGGAGAAAAACTATGCTGCACGAAACCCTGGCGCAAACTTAGAGGAGGTGAAGAGGAGCGGCTACCGTTTCGCAAAGCTGGAGGTGGGCGACGTGCGCGATGTCAACTTTCTCGAGCACGTCTtcaccacacacgcgccgatCGATGCTGTGGTGCACATGTGTGCACACATTGTGGTGCCGGAGAGCGTGCGCGACCCGCTTCGGTACTACGACAACAACGTCGTTGGTATGCTGCGCATCTTGCAGACCATGCTCAAGTACAAGTGCGACAAGCTCATTCTCTCCAGCACGGCTGCTCTCTTCGGTAACCCTTACGCTCGCATGAAGGCTGGCTCGACCGATGAGCCGGACCCGATGAAACCTATCCAGTCCAACGCCAAGTGCATGCCGGAGAGTCCGTATGGCACGACCAAGCTGGTGGACGAGTACATGCTGAAGgactgcgctgccgcctacGGTATCAAGagcgtgtgcctgcgctACTTCAatgcgtgcggcgccgacgccgagggAGACATTGGCGAGACCCACGAGCCCGAGTCGCATCTTATCCCGCTCATcctgcgcgtgccgctggCGGACAAGATTAACGCCTACAACGCTGTGCACCATCCTGACCGCCAAAAGGTGAACGACTACATCTCCATCTTCGGCACCGACTACCCAACTCCGGACGGCACGTGCATTCGTGATTACGTGCACGTGAAGGATCTGTCCTCGGCCCACGTACGGGCGCTGGACTACCTGGCTAAGCTGACCCCCGACGACAAGGACAAATTCTTTTCCACGTTCAACCTTGGCACGTCGAAGGGCTACTCAGTGCGCGAGGTcatcgaggcggcgcggcgcgtaACGGGACACCCGATTCcggaaagggaggagaagcgccgcgacggcgacccCCCGGTGCTCGTGGCGtccggcgaggaggcggcggcagcacttGGATGGAATCTGGAGTACAAATCGATCGACAAGATTATCGACTCCGCGTGGAAGTTTCACAGCAAGCACCCTGTCGGCTATGAGCTCCACTAAGCTGCACGAAACGCTGAACACACGCCTGCTGGGCTCCAAAGGCATACTAATGCaacagggggggggggctaaCACGTATGCACGAACGTTAACATGCACCCACCCATGGCGtcgctccgcctcgtcaGCGTTGAAGCTGTCTTGACCCCCGCCCTTTCGAAGATACGTCACCCTGAATATTTCAGGGAGGTcctttgtctctctcttggATGTGTTTGTGTATTTTGCCTATGTTGGTGCCCTCTCACGGGCTGTCTCTTCGCATTCGTTCTTCCTTGCATGTGCCAGCATCGGTGCGCTGCGTGCCCACGGATTCGCATCCGCCGCTCAGTTTGCAGAGCTGCCGAAAAAATGTGTTTGCCTTTATTTCTTTCAAAGTGTCCATTCTACCGTAGAACATCCGTTAAAGATCACTCTATCCGGCCTGCcacagcccccctccctccccatcgcgtggtgccacgcagccgcaggcgcgcacggtacagcaatgcgccggcgcattcatcggagcacggcccctgcgtcacacaccacacccacccacacgcgctcttcaggtcgcctcacagccgcggccgctATGCCGCTCGCCATTCGAtgcatccccctcggggtggcacTCGGgctccccccctctctccacctctgtAGGCAGCGTGAGGGCCAGGCGGGATGAGCTCGATTCACGCTGCCATGCTATATGCGCGGTACACACGtgttcgctgccgcaggtcgctccaaCGCAACGCCGATCCACGACCTGACTGCCGGCATGCCCGTGGCGATGCACCGCTCTGACCCCCTCACACCGTAGGTGCTTGACCGTGTCGCCACCGGAAGCGCGGCGTTCGGCACTTGACAGGGATactgtggaggggggggctgcATGGCTTCCCCACAGAGAGTGAGGGTGCACTGGCCCTTGTggtgccacgcactgaggggTGTCGTCCCCGTCATCCGCGGAGGAGAAAACGAGGGGAATGGAACAGAAAAAGGACACGACGCTGCTCGGTCCCACACGAATGTGCGCACGCAACTCAGTGAATCGAAGCCggccggcggtgcgccggtGTTTTAGTGATGTGCCTTTTTTCACTTCTCATTGACAATGACAGAGGCAATTGTAGAAGAAGCAAAGAGgcggatgaggaggagggcttGGCGAAATCGTGTGCCCGAGTACTTCCACGGCACCCCGCGCAAATGTGGCCCATCGTGCATAGCCATCTCCCGTGcgcacccctctctctcacgacGTTGCCCTCGACCTTCCATCCACTCTtgtgtttctcttctccgtATTCAATGCCGCCTCCATCTACAGCCCTTGCAGGTTTTGCATAGACTCGTCTTTCACTGTCTGCCGTGCGCTGTTTTTCTCCTTGCTGAGAGTTtccgtgtacgtgcgcgaATATGTGCGTCCGTGTTGTGGGTGTCGGGCACACATGTGCGGAGTGCTCTCGGCTTCTCTCTTGTTCCCCCTTCTTTCTGTTCCTGGGCTATGGATAATGGAACGAGTCGCGCGTTGTGCGTccgtttttttcttcctgccttttcgtgttttttttttttaNNNNNNNNNNNNNNNNNNNNNNNNNNNNNNNNNNNNNNNNNNNNNNNNNNNNNNNNNNNNNNNNNNNNNNNNNNNNNNNNNNNNNNNNNNNNNNNNNNNAGTGAGGGTGCACTGGCCCTTGTggtgccacgcactgaggggTGTCGTCCCCGTCATCCGCGGAGGAGAAAACGAGGGGAATGGAACAGAAAAAGGACACGACGCTGCTCGGTCCCACACGAATGTGCGCACGCAACTCAGTGAATCGAAGCCggccggcggtgcgccggtGTTTTAGTGATGTGCCTTTTTTCACTTCTCATTGACAATGACAGAGGCAATTGTAGAAGAAGCAAAGAGgcggatgaggaggagggcttGGCGAAATCGTGTGCCCGAGTACTTCCACGGCACCCCGCGCAAATGTGGCCCATCGTGCATAGCCATCTCCCGTGcgcacccctctctctcacgacGTTGCCCTCGACCTTCCATCCACTCTtgtgtttctcttctccgtATTCAATGCCGCCTCCATCTACAGCCCTTGCAGGTTTTGCATAGACTCGTCTTTCACTGTCTGCCGTGCGCTGTTTTTCTCCTTGCTGAGAGTTtccgtgtacgtgcgcgaATATGTGCGTCCGTGTTGTGGGTGTCGGGCACACATGTGCGGAGTGCTCTCGGCTTCTCTCTTGTTCCCCCTTCTTTCTGTTCCTGGGCTATGGATAATGGAACGAGTCGCGCGTTGTGCGTccgtttttttcttcctgccttttcgtgttttttttttttaatttGCTCTTGGTCTTCTTCCTCGGCGTgcgtgggagggggcacTCTGGAAAGGAGCGGcagtgtggtggtggtggtggtgcccatcacccccctcttcttcctcgccccATTCTGTGCCCATCTTCTTTCCCCCTTtccatacacacacacaaatgcacacgcacgagcaTGCACTAAAAGAAGTGAGAGGCATTTAAATTTCTGTGCGTCCTTTCAGGCGTACGACTGGCGCAGTTTCTCGTGCAACGTGTttttcgtgcgtgtgggcaAGACGAGACGAAGAAGATGGACCCGCGTGCTCTTGCGGAGGGGGAAGACCGGTGGAAAGGAAATGGGGCAAACACAAGATTATGGAGAGGGGAAGACAGCACGAGTCGCGCTTGCACTGATGGAGCCGAGCTTGCACGCATCGCGACGGTGAACTTCGAAGACGCCGTCTTTGGTCGCTCACGTGAGAGCCCTTCCGTTTCTTTGCTTTGCTGTTTGCGTCTTTGGATTTCATCTGTTCGGTTCTCCGAGTCTGATCGTGCGTCAGCACTGCACCCCACTCTTTTCTCTCACACCGCTGCTTGGTGCCATTCCCACTCTACGTTTTGTTTGCGTCTtcaggcacagacacaagcaggaggcggcgacatGGTGCTGAATACCGCCGATGACGCCCGTTGCAGGATTGCCGCCTGCACGCTGCCCTCTCCGTCCCCGCGCATTTCTCCAGCGCGCGGAAGGCGGAAaaccgcagctgcggctttGGAGAAGAACGCGAACGCGTGCGATGCGTACGGTCTCCTTCACGCAATCacgcttctctttcctttcgtTTTTCGTGCTTGTACTCCGATATTGTTGCCACAAGTGAGTGAAAGCGGTGCAACATCCTCCACCACACGCCCCGCATGGAGGCACGCGTGGCGGAAGTGTGCGTTTTTGCATAGGTGTGTAGGCGGTCtttctttgcttctctcGTGGTGCATCACTCTAGAGACAGCCATGCACAAGACTGCTTCGATACGGTTAGCGACAGGGGGAGCGGCGGAAGcgacgcgtgcatgcgcgcgggCTACCTCAAACGCCGTTGCTGTTCCAGCCGTGGCGCGAGGGACGCATTACTCATTGTTTCTTCAACGGCATCATCGTGCGCTGGGCGTGCACAGCTGTGGTGAGGGCGCAGACTCACGCTTTCAGGCGCATCGATGCAGCCGCGCCTTCATCAAGTCTCGCTCATTGCCTCCAGATGATCCCTTCGGTGAGCGCAGCACCTGGGAGGACCCGAGCGACGGCATCTACGCTGCCTGGAAGGACGTTGACCAGGAGGCATTTGTAAATGCCACGGAGAGCCTGGAGGTGCGCCAGGCACACTTCGGCCCGGAGTGGGCCCGCTTCAGCACGGTGGGCCGCATGTCCATCAAGAAGATGCGAGAAGAGCAGAAACTGCAGAACTCGCCGCCGTCAGGTGCGG
Proteins encoded in this region:
- a CDS encoding udp-glc 4'-epimerase, putative, whose amino-acid sequence is MRVLVCGGVGYIGTHFVRELLRYSPHDVIIADSLEATHGSDVHVDTEKNYAARNPGANLEEVKRSGYRFAKLEVGDVRDVNFLEHVFTTHAPIDAVVHMCAHIVVPESVRDPLRYYDNNVVGMLRILQTMLKYKCDKLILSSTAALFGNPYARMKAGSTDEPDPMKPIQSNAKCMPESPYGTTKLVDEYMLKDCAAAYGIKSVCLRYFNACGADAEGDIGETHEPESHLIPLILRVPLADKINAYNAVHHPDRQKVNDYISIFGTDYPTPDGTCIRDYVHVKDLSSAHVRALDYLAKLTPDDKDKFFSTFNLGTSKGYSVREVIEAARRVTGHPIPEREEKRRDGDPPVLVASGEEAAAALGWNLEYKSIDKIIDSAWKFHSKHPVGYELH